From Methanomicrobia archaeon:
CTTCACAAAACCAGTGAGATAATCTACCTCGTCGGGAGCAAGGGAAAATCTGCTCATGAAACCAGTATGGAGTACCCCACATATAAATATTGACTGGAAAATAAATTGTCAAGACACTAGTGCATGCGCGCATATAAATACTTCGGTATCGAACCGTTCGAGCCCGTGGTAACAGACGAAGGTGTTCGTGGTTGTGGTTCCCAGAACTGGAAACACCGTTTCTTTACTTCAGGTGGAACAAACTAGTAGCATAGGGTGAGCATCGCGAAAAAAAAAAAGCACATGAAGCATGAAGCACGGAGCTACCGGTACATCGAGCACCCCTCTGATGTCGGGTTCGAAGCGTTCGGCTCGTCTCTGGAGGAACTCTTCGCCAATGCCGCGCTCGCCATGTACAGTTTCATGACCGACGTTGCGGCCATCGCGACAACAGAAGAGCGAGCGATAACGGTAGAAGCCGAAGATCTGTACAGCTTGATGTTCGACTGGCTCGATGAACTGCTCTTCCTGTTCGAGGCTGAGTTCCTGGTTATGACAGACTTCACTATCACCGTTGATACCACAACCTTTAGCATTACGGGCACGTGCCGCGGCGGGAAGTTCGATCCCGATACGCACGAGGCGGGTATCATCATCAAGGCCGTTACCTACAACATGATGGAGGTCACGAAGAACGAGCAGTGGCATGCGCAGGTAGTGTTAGATGTGTAACCCCTGTGTGATCTTCGTCTTCCGTAGCCAGTCGATATCCGACCGATAGAGATCGCGGATGTCCGTCAGGCCGAGACTCAGCATCGCAAGCCGTTCAATACCCAGCCCCCATGCCAGGACCGGGTACTGCACGCCGATGGGGTTCGTCACCTCCTCCCTGAAGACGCCCGCACCGCCGAGCTCCAGCCAGCCGTGCTCTGGCATGTACACCTCCACTTCAACCGAGGGCTCAGTGTAGGGGAAATAGCCTGG
This genomic window contains:
- a CDS encoding archease, with translation MKHEARSYRYIEHPSDVGFEAFGSSLEELFANAALAMYSFMTDVAAIATTEERAITVEAEDLYSLMFDWLDELLFLFEAEFLVMTDFTITVDTTTFSITGTCRGGKFDPDTHEAGIIIKAVTYNMMEVTKNEQWHAQVVLDV